GATAGCTTTAATATCCGAGCTTTTCACCGCCATTAAATATGAACGCGGCAGGATCGCTCCTCCCATGCTGATTTTGGCCATTTGCAGCAGGGAGTCCAGCGTTGACATCTCGACAATCGGCCTCAAAGGTACGCCAACTTCCTCACTGTAATGGTCGATCATTTGCCGCACATAAAACTTCTTCTGAAGCATTCCCAGCGGTATATCCGCCAAATCCCTCAACTCAATGGAAGGCACGCCTGCCAGTTTATGAGTAGCCGATACGACCAGTTCCAGCTGTTCATTATACAGAGGGATGCTGTCCAGCAGTTCATCCTGAGTAGGCAGGAATACGACGCCGAGGTCAAGCCGGTTATGGAGAAGGCCCTCCTGCGTCTCCTCTGTGGCAAGCTCTGTGACCGACAGCTCAATGTTCGGGTAGCGCTCATGGAACGCCAACATCGCTGCTGTCAGTAGATGATTGCCCGAGCAGCCAATCCGCAGGCTCCCCCGCTGCATGCCCCGGATTTCATTGATCGCAGCCTTGGCTTGCTCCAGTTCATGAAATACATTTTGACTATGCTTATATAAAATGTGGCCCGCTTCGGTGATATAGATTTTTTTCCCGATGCGTTGAAACAGCGGAGTGCCCATGCGATGCTCCAAAAGCCGAATTTGATGGCTCAGAGTGGGCTGGCTGATGCCCAGCTTTTCCGACGCCTTGGTTACGTGCAGCTCCTCGCAAACCGCCACAAAATACTCTAATAATCGAAGCTCCATCCGCTCACCTCTCATCATGGATCATGGCTATGACAATACTGTCGATAAAAGAGAAATGAAGAGCTCAGTAGTTTTCGGAGAAGCGTAGTGGTCGGAGAAAAGCTACTGAAGCTCGTAATGAACCCCTTTTTATCAAAACATTCATTCATAGATACTAACTATGATTTTAATTGACAATTTGACATTGATCAATGTATGCCTTTTCTTTATAGTTATTTCAAATATTGATTCGGAAACGATGGGAGCGGATGAAAGATGTACGGTACGATTCGCGTCGAGCTTAGCTCGGAGAGGAAGGCAAAGCCTTCTGTAGATACAGGT
This genomic window from Paenibacillus hexagrammi contains:
- a CDS encoding LysR family transcriptional regulator; translated protein: MELRLLEYFVAVCEELHVTKASEKLGISQPTLSHQIRLLEHRMGTPLFQRIGKKIYITEAGHILYKHSQNVFHELEQAKAAINEIRGMQRGSLRIGCSGNHLLTAAMLAFHERYPNIELSVTELATEETQEGLLHNRLDLGVVFLPTQDELLDSIPLYNEQLELVVSATHKLAGVPSIELRDLADIPLGMLQKKFYVRQMIDHYSEEVGVPLRPIVEMSTLDSLLQMAKISMGGAILPRSYLMAVKSSDIKAIPIINPTPQQEVGIVFRKDMYRCTTTDTFIQELLKHF